The Coffea eugenioides isolate CCC68of chromosome 8, Ceug_1.0, whole genome shotgun sequence genome has a segment encoding these proteins:
- the LOC113780333 gene encoding protein Brevis radix-like 3, which yields MLTCIACSKQHLNAASLPQPQHDDDDDAAAAAISTPSTRQAIKALTSQIKDIGIKASGTYKNCKPCSGSSNHHNNHGDDYADSEPGSVSGRYHFSYARAAAGSSNSMPRRPWGREMESRLKVLSSSETTPASVSGWTESVVFMEEDEPKEWVAQVEPGILITN from the exons ATGTTGACTTGTATAGCTTGCTCTAAGCAACACCTCAATGCCGCATCTCTTCCCCAACCCCAGCATGATGATGACGACGACGCCGCCGCCGCCGCTATTTCCACTCCCTCCACTAGACAAGCCATCAAAGCCCTCACTTCTCAA ATCAAGGACATTGGAATAAAGGCTTCGGGTACGTACAAGAACTGCAAGCCCTGTTCTGGCTCTTCCAACCACCACAATAACCACGGGGATGACTACGCCGATTCCGAACCCGGCTCTGTCTCCGGCCGCTATCACTTCTCCTACGCTAGAGCTGCTGCTGGTAGCTCCAATTCTATGCCAAGGCGGCCCTGGGGCAGGGAAATGGAATCTAGATTGAAAGTGCTTTCCAGCAGCGAAACCACGCCCGCCTCCGTCAGTGGCTGGACAGAGTCCGTTGTGTTTATGGAAGAAGACGAGCCCAAGGAATGGGTCGCTCAGGTCGAGCCTGGCATCCTTATCACtaattaa
- the LOC113780334 gene encoding uncharacterized protein LOC113780334 yields MSTHPESSDRPATTSPTDLASMGAQLSEVLNRFNELSVEMMAQRRVIDQLVASGASDEQHEPLPPGQSGPQPIFLPYTQTFVTSQVINPPEEAFTYSTHGPQPAYVPHIQTNPPHVQIPQNYPPITMSMAFEPRGPYYYPTAEPFTLDTAAQGKIEAGESSAPVDKNLLKRLDRFEDFIRKSQGLNKQGGLDYNELCLFPDMQLPMGFKTPKFSKYDGTGNPKTHLRMFANKLGKPIDDENLPVRLFPESLEGDALDWYSNLKPEDMRSWMDLSTAFMRQYEYNCELAPTRATLEGTKRKPSEDHKTYAKRWRKLAAKVEPPMTENEIVRTFIKAHDPPYFEEIFRMTGCSFAEIVNKLEEFDEFVKAGKIINVSTLKMQLEALQGQNDSGKKSQSKGKEEETAFVGNQGPSARPRFSNRLAYSSPYPYYPNFRPIHHTTINHSQPRPNYPNVLTPPFQNPQPSLQTRPRPPFNPRPIPPPSPNYYYQQISDTQNSTSNRTFTNLGRPVDQLYEQLKAVGKIGVIPPKIYSNRFPSDYDPQAVCAYHSGAPGHSTNDCRALKHEIQDMIEFGEILLRKKGEQGQSISTNSFPEHKDAFEASNPNEEI; encoded by the coding sequence atgagtacccATCCAGAATCGTCTGATAGGCCCGCCACCACATCACCGACTGACTTGGCAAGTATGGGAGCTCAACTGAGCGAAGTTCTAAACCGATTTAATGAGCTGAGCGTTGAAATGATGGCCCAACGGCGCGTAATCGATCAATTGGTAGCTAGTGGTGCTAGCGATGAACAACATGAGCCCTTACCTCCTGGCCAATCTGGACCTCAACCCATATTTTTACCTTATACTCAAACCTTTGTTACTTCACAAGTCATAAACCCACCTGAGGAAGCCTTTACTTATTCCACTCATGGCCCGCAACCTGCTTATGTACCTCACATCCAAACAAACCCTCCTCATGTCCAAATTCCCCAAAATTATCCGCCAATTACTATGAGCATGGCATTCGAGCCACGGGGACCTTATTATTACCCCACCGCTGAGCCGTTCACCCTAGATACCGCTGCTCAAGGGAAAATTGAAGCCGGGGAGTCATCCGCACCAGTGGATAAGAATTTGCTAAAGCGATTGGATCGGTTTGAGGATTTCATAAGGAAAAGCCAAGGCTTGAACAAACAAGGAGGGTTGGACTACAACGAGCTGTGCCTATTTCCGGATATGCAATTGCCCATGGGTTTCAAAACCCCCAAGTTTAGCAAGTATGATGGAACGGGCAACCCCAAGACGCACCTCCGaatgtttgccaacaagttgggtaagCCAATAGATGACGAGAATCTACCAGTTCGTTTGTTTCCTGAAAGCTTAGAAGGTGACGCGTTGGATTGGTATTCCAATTTGAAGCCTGAGGATATGAGATCTTGGATGGATTTGTCAACTGCTTTTATGAGGCAATACGAATACAATTGCGAGCTCGCTCCAACGAGGGCCACACTTGAGGGGACTAAAAGAAAACcatctgaggaccacaagacgTACGCAaagagatggaggaaattgGCCGCCAAGGTGGAGCCTCCTATGACTGAAAACGAGATTGTTCGCACGTTCATCAAAGCTCATGACCCGCCTtactttgaggaaatttttcgaATGACCGGGTGTTCCTTTGCCGAAATTGTCAATAAATTGGAAGAATTTGATGAGTTTGTGAAGGCCGGAAAAATTATTAATGTGTCAACATTGAAGATGCAACTAGAGGCTCTGCAAGGCCAGAATGACAGTGGGAAAAAATCCCAATCTAAGGGAAAAGAAGAGGAAACTGCTTTTGTTGGGAATCAGGGCCCCTCGGCCAGACCTAGATTTTCAAACCGCCTTGCTTATTCATCACCCTATCCATACTACCCAAACTTCCGTCCTATCCATCATACTACTATTAACCATTCTCAACCTCGACCAAATTATCCAAATGTACTCACACCACCCTTTCAAAATCCTCAACCAAGTCTCCAAACTAGACCTCGCCCTCCTTTTAACCCAAGACCTATTCCACCCCCTAGCCCAAATTACTACTACCAACAAATCAGTGACACCCAAAATTCAACATCAAACCGAACCTTCACCAATCTAGGTCGGCCTGTTGACCAATTATATGAGCAATTGAAAGCTGTTGGGAAAATTGGTGTTATACCTCCTAAAATCTATTCCAATCGCTTTCCTTCTGACTATGACCCTCAAGCGGTCTGCgcttatcattctggagctCCCGGGCACTCCACCAATGATTGTCGGGCATTGAAACATGAAATCCAGGATATGATCGAATTCGGAGAGATATTGCTAAGGAAAAAGGGTGAACAGGGACAGAGCATAAGTACAAATTCCTTTCCCGAACACAAGGACGCCTTTGAGGCATCCAACCCCaatgaagaaatttga